In the genome of Calothrix sp. PCC 6303, the window TCAATCCCTTGTCAATTCTTAAATTTAGAATTGCTGAATATCTGATGTATTCAAACTAGTAGTGTTTTCCAATAAATCTTGGGTTGTATTAACAATAATTTGTGCCGCACCCGTGAAAAACTTCCTATCTATAGATGCAGGTTTATCACTTGGTTGATGGTAATGGGGTGTACGGAGATTTGCGGTATCTGTAACTAACACTGCACCGATTCCTTGATACCAGAATGGAGCATGATCACTACGGAGGGTATCGGGTGCCAGTAAGCCTTTCATCGGTATGGGTAAAGGTAATACTGAAGGCAAATAAGTATCAGTATCTACAGGGTGAGAAAAGGCATTGAGTAAAGGTAAATGCTCAGTATCACCTATGACAACCAGAAAATTACCAAGTTTATTGGGGGGAGTTACAGGTAAAGCAGCGGGATACTTTTGGCATCCTTCTGTATAGCAAGCATAACCCACCATATCCATTACAATAGCACCTTCCAAGCCCTGAAGTTTTCCAGATTTGGCTACAAATGCGCGACTTCCCAAAAGTCCAGCTTCTTCCTTGTCAAAAAAAGCTAATTGGAGAGTGCGAGGTGTGGGATGGGAAGCGAAAATTCTGGCTAATTCCAACGCGACAGAAACTCCACTACCATTATCATCAGCACCAGGCGATCGCATAACTGTATCATAGTGGGCGGCTACAAGAATCGCTCCTGCTGCCTTGTTAGTTCCCTGACGTTGGGCAAAAACATTTACACCTTCAGAAAACCTTTGTAGCTGTGGTTTCCAGCCATTTTTTTTCAGTTCATTAGTGATATAGTTTCGAGTACGCGATCGCTCTCCATCACTATAGCGCTCAAAATCAAGCTTTTGAATATGACTAAATAACCTATCAGCCGAAACCCGCAAAGTATCATCAGTTTTGGCAGGATTTGGAACAATGGGTAAAGAATCATCAACTTTAATTGTGTCAATCACCGATGCTGGAGTTTTCA includes:
- a CDS encoding M20/M25/M40 family metallo-hydrolase encodes the protein MKKWFWLVLLIFVALGVVGVKTFFVKTPASVIDTIKVDDSLPIVPNPAKTDDTLRVSADRLFSHIQKLDFERYSDGERSRTRNYITNELKKNGWKPQLQRFSEGVNVFAQRQGTNKAAGAILVAAHYDTVMRSPGADDNGSGVSVALELARIFASHPTPRTLQLAFFDKEEAGLLGSRAFVAKSGKLQGLEGAIVMDMVGYACYTEGCQKYPAALPVTPPNKLGNFLVVIGDTEHLPLLNAFSHPVDTDTYLPSVLPLPIPMKGLLAPDTLRSDHAPFWYQGIGAVLVTDTANLRTPHYHQPSDKPASIDRKFFTGAAQIIVNTTQDLLENTTSLNTSDIQQF